A genomic region of Miscanthus floridulus cultivar M001 chromosome 3, ASM1932011v1, whole genome shotgun sequence contains the following coding sequences:
- the LOC136541558 gene encoding UDP-glycosyltransferase 76C2-like, with the protein MAGEGGGPARGARVVLCPLPFQGHLSPMLHLAKALHARGVAVTVLHTAFNAPDPAHHPAGLAFVAVPDVIPEAVAATNNGIAKVLALNAAMEASGHVRDALASHLAEEGAPRLACLIFDSTLSAAQNAAAGLGLPTLVLQTGSAACFRLFRSDTYDMLHDKGYLPATESNLHMPVEELPPLQVRDLFDPSKLPNKEIVHKILSRATEITTNSSGAILNTFEALESHELAMIRDELAHKGIPPFAVGPLHKLVTSNDGGAETSLLTQDRSCIEWLDTQAPGSVLYVSFGSVVHVTQDEFMEMAWGLVNSSKPFLWVVRRGLVLGVDKQELPDGFMSAVEGRGKVIEWAPQQEVLAHPAVGGFWTHNGWNSTLESIYEGVPMLSRPIFGDQLPTGRYVRDIWRIGILLEGVLERGEVEKAIKKLMDEDEGVEIRRRAKDLKEKVRMCLDSSGSSQQAVDKLVDHILSL; encoded by the exons ATGGCCGGAGAGGGCGGTGGTCCAGCCCGCGGCGCTCGCGTCGTGCTGTGCCCACTGCCGTTCCAGGGCCACCTCAGCCCGATGCTGCACCTGGCCAAGGCCCTCCACGCGCGGGGGGTCGCCGTTACCGTCCTCCACACAGCGTTCAACGCGCCGGACCCCGCGCACCACCCGGCGGGGCTGGCCTTCGTCGCCGTGCCGGACGTCATCCCGGAGGCCGTGGCCGCGACGAACAACGGCATCGCCAAGGTCCTCGCCCTCAACGCCGCCATGGAGGCGTCGGGGCACGTCCGCGACGCGCTCGCGTCGCACCTCGCGGAGGAGGGGGCACCGCGGCTGGCGTGCCTCATCTTCGACTCCACCCTCTCCGCCGCGCAGAACGCCGCGGCTGGCCTCGGGCTGCCCACGCTCGTTCTGCAGACCGGCAGCGCCGCCTGCTTCCGTCTGTTCAGGTCCGACACCTACGACATGCTCCACGACAAGGGCTATCTGCCAGCCACAG AGTCCAACCTACACATGCCCGTGGAGGAGCTGCCACCTCTACAAGTGAGGGACCTGTTTGATCCAAGCAAGCTCCCCAACAAAGAAATCGTGCACAAGATCTTGAGTCGTGCCACCGAGATCACAACAAACTCCTCCGGTGCAATACTCAACACATTTGAGGCTCTTGAGTCCCACGAGCTTGCGATGATCCGGGACGAACTTGCCCACAAAGGTATTCCACCCTTTGCCGTCGGTCCGCTTCACAAGCTCGTCACCTCCAACGATGGCGGCGCCGAGACTAGTCTACTAACCCAGGACCGCAGTTGCATCGAGTGGCTGGACACGCAGGCCCCTGGCTCCGTGCTATATGTGAGCTTTGGTAGTGTTGTTCATGTGACCCAAGACGAGTTTATGGAGATGGCATGGGGCCTAGTGAATAGCAGCAAGCCATTTCTATGGGTGGTTCGGCGTGGCCTCGTGCTTGGAGTGGACAAACAGGAGCTCCCGGATGGGTTCATGTCGGCTGTGGAGGGTAGAGGCAAGGTGATCGAGTGGGCACCGCAACAAGAGGTGCTTGCTCACCCTGCGGTAGGAGGCTTCTGGACTCACAACGGATGGAACTCCACCTTGGAGAGTATCTATGAGGGGGTGCCTATGCTGTCGAGGCCAATCTTTGGAGATCAATTGCCAACCGGAAGGTACGTGCGCGACATATGGAGGATTGGAATTTTGTTGGAGGGTGTGCTAGAGCGAGGGGAGGTCGAGAAGGCCATCAAGAAGCTGATGGATGAAGATGAGGGAGTTGAAATCAGGAGAAGAGCAAAGGATCTGAAGGAGAAAGTGCGGATGTGCCTTGACAGCAGTGGGTCTTCTCAACAGGCCGTTGATAAGTTGGTGGATCACATACTTTCTCTTTGA